One genomic window of Plasmodium falciparum 3D7 genome assembly, chromosome: 10 includes the following:
- a CDS encoding deoxyribose-phosphate aldolase, putative, translating to MANYAETFSAWTSICLTDHTLLGENDTEDDIRELCEESVKTCPFAAAVCVKPEFVKFINDTIKKEICPFKPKVACVINFPHGTDVVEKVLEDTKKVLEDGVDEIDLVINYKKVLQNVEEGLKEATELTKKVKNLMKEKVLKVIIETGELKNDELIIKTTLAVLEGNADFVKTSSGKVPVNATPGAVKAIIEAMKQYVEKNPQKKDKIGLKVAGGVGDLNSASYYILLARRFLSALACHPNNFRIGSSSLVPKLRKIIAQNPAV from the coding sequence ATGGCTAACTATGCAGAAACTTTTTCAGCATGGACAAGTATTTGCCTGACCGATCATACACTTTTAGGTGAAAATGACACAGAAGATGATATAAGAGAATTATGTGAGGAATCAGTTAAAACTTGTCCATTTGCAGCAGCTGTTTGCGTAAAGCCTGAATTTGTGAAATTTATAAACGacacaataaaaaaagaaatatgtcCATTTAAGCCGAAAGTTGCGTGTGTAATTAATTTTCCTCATGGAACTGATGTTGTTGAAAAAGTATTGGAAGATACAAAGAAGGTATTAGAGGACGGAGTTGATGAAATTGATTtagttataaattataaaaaagtttTACAAAATGTTGAAGAAGGTTTAAAAGAAGCAACtgaattaacaaaaaaagtGAAAAATTTAATGAAAGAAAAGGTTTTAAAAGTAATAATTGAAACTGGAGAActtaaaaatgatgaactaattataaaaacaacTTTAGCAGTACTTGAAGGAAATGCTGATTTTGTAAAAACATCATCTGGAAAAGTTCCAGTTAATGCAACCCCAGGAGCTGTTAAAGCAATAATTGAAGCAATGAAACAATATGTAGAAAAAAATCCgcaaaaaaaagataaaataggATTAAAGGTTGCTGGAGGTGTGGGAGATTTAAATTCAGCTAGCTATTATATCTTATTAGCAAGACGTTTTCTAAGTGCCCTTGCATGTCACCCAAATAATTTTCGTATTGGTTCTTCATCGCTTGTTCCTAAACTTAGGAAGATTATAGCACAAAACCCAGcagtataa
- a CDS encoding ATP-dependent RNA helicase ROK1, putative, whose translation MDVIKQLTYGLNLKSSLKNGDLMSLKEENLKPLKNILNIKKENESNEDEKTKKIVQSCEGIKYSQFYDNSNLINSYMKVNEINVEYENINRNIVPIRSFHDIIEYLKIINNERDDEKEDEKMNNINKLNHNMKPYNSDSDNQNNKEKDMEKNKIDTLTNEQKEIISNKEKEKRKNDKSNNKTYIINKEYEKLLSTIKNTLYFKKPTCIQKMCIPSILNDYNTICISQTGSGKTCSFLIPLLIKLNNIYLEKHEREKKKNNNNNNNNNNNNNNNNNNKNNNNNNNLDNISDKNNLNENLIFIKSLIIVPTNELACQIYEQALLLFESYKHINIIHLNKLNDIIENNVIDVCVCTPMILLNMIHEKGEKAEKIEGKKKKVSLKKCFFIVFDEVDKLFEIKFLEQVNTLLKEIQNRKIQKIFTTATLPGNIKNFISTLCPNYTVVYFGKNINTINNNIKQELLYVNNEEEKLLVLNNLIKNKEIHIPVLIFVDSIIKANMIYTNLHKSVSYIALLTSEKSKEERKIIFQKFQQGHIWYLICTDILSRGIDIKGIETVINYDVCYDKYNYMHRIGRACRSDRKEGKAITFFTSENIKYMKEIIKFVKSSGTNIPSYLENFQFKKTPKYNFAKYNKKSKKNKKNKKKNKIKTNNNKGTKKPIKREIIKNSKEKTKKKKKNIINNK comes from the coding sequence ATGGATGTTATTAAACAACTGACTTACGGTTTAAATTTGAAAAGTTCTTTGAAAAATGGTGATTTGATGAGTttgaaagaagaaaatttaaaacctttaaaaaatatattaaatataaaaaaagaaaacgaatcaaatgaagatgaaaaaacgaaaaaaattGTGCAAAGTTGTGAGGGAATAAAATATTCTCAATTTTATGATAACTCAAATTTGATTAATAGTTATATGAAAgttaatgaaataaatgttgagtatgaaaatataaataggaATATTGTTCCCATTCGCTCTTTTCATGATATtatagaatatttaaaaataataaataatgaaagggatgatgaaaaagaagatgagaaaatgaataatataaataaattaaatcatAACATGAAACCTTATAATAGTGACAGTGATAATCAAAACAATAAGGAAAAGGacatggaaaaaaataagatagATACTCTTACAAATgaacaaaaagaaattatttcaaataaagaaaaagaaaaaagaaaaaatgataaatcaaataataagacttatataataaataaagaatatgaaaaattgtTAAGtactataaaaaatacattatattttaaaaaaccGACATGTATTCAAAAAATGTGTATACCATCtatattaaatgattataatactATATGTATATCTCAAACAGGTAGTGGAAAAACATGCTCATTCTTAATTCCTTTGTTAATTAAattgaataatatttatttggaAAAACatgaaagagaaaaaaaaaaaaataacaataataataataataataataacaataataataacaataacaacaacaaaaacaataataataataacaatttagataatatatctgataaaaataatctgAATGAAAAtttgatttttataaaaagtttAATTATAGTACCAACAAATGAATTGGCTTGtcaaatatatgaacaagccttattattatttgaaagtTATAAACATATCAATATAATTCatcttaataaattaaatgatattatagaaaataatgtaattgatgtatgtgtatgtacacctatgatattattaaatatgataCATGAAAAGGGAGAAAAAGCAGAAAAAatagaaggaaaaaaaaaaaaagtaagtttaaaaaaatgtttttttatagttTTTGACGAAGttgataaattatttgaaataaaatttttggaACAAGTTAAtacattattaaaagaaattcaaaatagaaaaattcaaaaaatttttaCTACAGCAACGTTACcaggaaatattaaaaattttataagtaCCTTATGTCCAAATTATACAGTAGTATATTTTgggaaaaatattaatacaataaataataatataaaacaagaattattatatgtaaataatgaagaagagAAACTACtagtattaaataatttaattaaaaataaagaaatacatATACCGGTATTAATATTTGTAGATAGTATAATAAAAgcaaatatgatatataccAACCTGCATAAATCTGTATCATATATTGCTTTATTAACATCAGAAAAATcaaaagaagaaagaaaaattatttttcaaaaatttcAACAAGGACATATATGGTATCTTATATGTACTGATATATTAAGCAGGGGTATAGATATCAAAGGTATTGAAACTGTTATTAATTATGATGTTTGTTATgacaaatataattatatgcatAGAATAGGAAGAGCTTGTAGATCGGATAGAAAAGAAGGAAAAGCTATCACCTTCTTTACTTCAgagaatattaaatatatgaaagaaattattaaatttgttAAAAGTAGTGGTACAAACATACCATCCTACTTGGAAAATTTCCAGTTCAAAAAAACACCTAAGTATAATTTtgcaaaatataataaaaagagtaaaaagaataaaaagaataaaaagaaaaataaaataaaaactaataataataaaggaaCAAAGAAACCGATAAAAAGGGAAATTATTAAGAACAGTAAAGAGaagacgaaaaaaaaaaaaaaaaatataataaataataaataa